A single window of Vicinamibacterales bacterium DNA harbors:
- a CDS encoding 30S ribosomal protein S3: ARSEWYLHGQLPLQTLRADIDYGFAQAFTTYGAIGVKVWLYKGERLAPRIGREEDYRTPRRAAGGGRG, translated from the coding sequence CGCCCGCTCCGAGTGGTACCTGCACGGCCAGCTGCCGCTGCAGACGCTGCGCGCCGACATCGACTACGGCTTCGCCCAGGCCTTCACCACCTACGGCGCCATCGGCGTGAAGGTGTGGCTCTACAAAGGCGAGCGCCTGGCGCCGCGGATTGGCCGCGAGGAAGACTATCGGACGCCTCGCCGCGCAGCCGGCGGAGGGCGGGGTTAG